The Helianthus annuus cultivar XRQ/B chromosome 16, HanXRQr2.0-SUNRISE, whole genome shotgun sequence genome includes a window with the following:
- the LOC110914974 gene encoding Werner Syndrome-like exonuclease, with protein MAYQSITQTITYDSISSKYHVRYDGKTIETTLTTKATITKQWVDDILSAHANDTMVVVGLDVEWRPHHIRSMSNKSATLQLCIDTKCLILQLFYMDEIPESLKSFLLNPKFTFVGIEVEDDILKLKNEYGLDCSKSADIRAAAMKKWPGRFRRPGLKDLAKDVLGLHMKKPKHVCMSNWEARELNESQVEYACVDAYASYKIGHRVLLQN; from the coding sequence ATGGCTTATCAAAGCATCACTCAAACCATAACCTACGACTCAATATCCTCCAAATATCATGTCCGGTACGATGGCAAAACAATCGAGACCACTCTCACCACGAAAGCCACTATCACCAAACAATGGGTCGATGACATCCTCTCGGCTCATGCCAACGACACGATGGTGGTTGTTGGGCTTGACGTCGAATGGCGACCCCATCATATCCGCTCCATGAGCAACAAATCAGCCACTTTGCAACTTTGCATTGACACCAAATGCTTAATACTTCAACTTTTTTACATGGATGAAATCCCTGAATCTCTAAAGAGTTTTCTTTTGAACCCGAAGTTTACTTTTGTCGGGATTGAAGTCGAAGATGATATACTGAAGTTGAAGAATGAGTACGGGTTGGATTGTTCGAAAAGTGCTGATATTCGAGCGGCTGCGATGAAGAAGTGGCCCGGAAGGTTTCGTAGGCCGGGTTTGAAGGATCTTGCAAAGGATGTGTTGGGGCTTCACATGAAGAAGCCGAAGCATGTGTGTATGAGCAATTGGGAGGCTAGAGAGTTGAATGAAAGTCAAGTGGAGTATGCATGTGTTGATGCTTATGCTTCGTACAAGATCGGCCATAGGGTTTTACTTCAAAATTAA
- the LOC110914976 gene encoding F-box/FBD/LRR-repeat protein At1g13570, translated as MFKGFSWLIRLDFENVGINADVLLRLISNCPLLAAFTLIGDEKHLKGCWNSDYVELVEDLPHIEFLRMSSYPIQCFATSLAPQKLPALLVRLKYLYLSGLCFKKENALRSALLCITSSPNVERIIMEQMHHNPTEPVSQTAMNFFELQDYAYVIFDYLRKITITNFTNMKPLMNFVKLILTNSPMLKLIFIVIDERVAVDDEVEMLKELIQYPRASARAQIIFERP; from the exons ATGTTTAAAGGGTTTAGTTGGCTAATCCGTTTGGATTTTGAGAATGTCGGCATAAACGCAGATGTCCTTCTACGTTTAATCTCCAATTGCCCGCTACTTGCGGCCTTCACTCTG ATTGGTGATGAAAAACACCTTAAGGGATGCTGGAATTCTGACTATGTTGAGTTAGTCGAGGATTTACCGCATATCGAGTTTTTGCGTATGAGTTCTTATCCCATTCAG tGCTTTGCGACAAGCCTTGCTCCACAAAAGTTACCGGCCTTGCTAGTGCGCCTTAAATATCTTTATTTATCGGGACTGTGCTTCAAGAAAGAAAACGCGTTGCGTTCTGCTCTTCTTTGTATTACAAGCTCCCCAAATGTAGAGAGAATTATAATGGAG CAGATGCACCATAACCCAACCGAACCCGTGTCTCAAACTGCCATGAACTTTTTTGAGCTGCAAGACTATGCATATGTTATCTTCGATTACCTCCGTAAAATAACGATAACAAACTTCACCAACATGAAACCTCTGATGAATTTTGTGAAGCTTATTCTGACCAACTCACCAATGTTGAAGTTAATATTCATAGTGATTGACGAGCGGGTTGCTGTTGACGATGAGGTAGAGATGCTGAAAGAACTGATACAGTATCCACGGGCATCGGCTAGAGCCCAAATCATATTCGAGCGACCATAA